In the Populus trichocarpa isolate Nisqually-1 chromosome 1, P.trichocarpa_v4.1, whole genome shotgun sequence genome, one interval contains:
- the LOC18095022 gene encoding calcium-transporting ATPase 4, endoplasmic reticulum-type — translation MGKGGEDHGKKEENGIESRKKDDDTFPAWAKDVKECEEKYEVNREVGLSDADVEKRRKIYGYNELEKHEGVSIFKLILDQFNDTLVRILLAAAVISFVLAWYDGDEGGEMEITAFVEPLVIFLILIVNAIVGVWQESNAEKALEALKEIQSEHATVIRDAKKFSSLPAKELVPGDIVELRVGDKVPADMRVLHLISSTLRVEQGSLTGESEAVSKTVKPVAENTDIQGKKCMVFAGTTVVNGNCMCLVMATGMNTEIGKVHSQIHEAAQNEEDTPLKKKLNEFGEVLTVLIGIVCAVVWLINVKYFLTWEYVDGWPKNFKFSFEKCTYYFEIAVALAVAAIPEGLPAVITTCLALGTRKMAQKNALVRKLPSVETLGCTTVICSDKTGTLTTNQMAVSKLVAMGSRVGTLRAFNVEGTTYSPFDGKIEDWPVGRMDSNLQMIAKIAAVCNDADVEQSGNHYVAGGMPTEAALKVMVEKMGFPEGRHNESSLGCGDVLACCQLWNKMEQRIATLEFDRDRKSMGVIVNSISHKKSLLVKGAVENLLDRSTSIQLLDGSVVALDQYSKDLILQSLHEMSTSALRCLGFAYKEDLSEFETYNGDEDHPAHQLLLEPRNYSSIESNLTFVGLAGLRDPPRKEVRQAIEDCRAAGIRVMVITGDNKHTAEAICREIGVFGPYDDISSQSLTGKEFMDHRDKKTHLRHSGGLLISRAEPRHKQEIVRLLKEDGEVVAMTGDGVNDAPALKLADIGIAMGIAGTEVAKEASDMVLADDNFSTIVAAVGEGRSIYNNMKAFIRYMISSNIGEVASIFLTAALGIPEGMIPVQLLWVNLVTDGPPATALGFNPPDGDVMKKPPRRSDDSLINTWILFRYLVIGLYVGIATVGVFIIWYTHHTFMGIDLSGDGHSLVTYSQLANWGQCGSWKDFSVSPFTAGSQVFSFDANPCEYFRSGKIKASTLSLSVLVAIEMFNSLNALSEDCSLLRMPPWVNPWLLLAMSISFGLHALILYVPFLAQVFGIVPLSFNEWLLVLAVAFPVILIDEVLKFVGRCTRGLRQSNSTRHSKHKAE, via the exons ATGGGTAAAGGAGGGGAAGATCATGGTAAAAAGGAAGAGAATGGTATCGAATCACGAAAAAAGGATGATGATACCTTCCCTGCTTGGGCTAAGGATGTCAAGGAATGTGAAGAGAAGTACGAAGTAAATCGTGAAGTTGGGTTGTCGGATGCGGATGTTGAGAAGAGGAGAAAGATCTATGGGTACAATGAATTGGAGAAACATGAGGGTGTTTCGATTTTTAAACTGATATTGGATCAATTTAATGACACGTTAGTTAGAATTTTGCTAGCTGCCGCGGTTATATCTTTTGTATTGGCTTGGTATGATGGGGATGAAGGGGGGGAGATGGAGATAACTGCGTTCGTGGAGCCGTTGGTGATTTTCTTGATCTTGATTGTCAATGCGATTGTTGGGGTCTGGCAGGAAAGTAACGCGGAGAAAGCATTGGAGGCTTTGAAGGAAATCCAATCAGAGCATGCCACTGTTATAAGAGATGCAAAGAAGTTCTCCAGCTTGCCTGCGAAGGAACTTGTCCCGGGGGATATTGTGGAGCTGAGAGTGGGTGATAAGGTGCCTGCAGATATGCGGGTTTTGCATTTGATTAGCTCCACACTTAGGGTTGAGCAAGGGTCGTTGACAGGAGAGAGTGAGGCGGTGAGCAAGACTGTTAAGCCTGTTGCAGAAAATACTGATATTCAAGGGAAAAAATGTATGGTTTTTGCAGGGACAACAGTAGTGAATGGGAACTGTATGTGCTTAGTTATGGCGACCGGAATGAATACTGAGATCGGGAAGGTGCATTCCCAGATTCATGAAGCCGCACAGAATGAGGAAGATACcccattgaagaaaaaattaaatgagtttGGAGAAGTTCTAACAGTTTTAATTGGAATTGTTTGTGCCGTAGTTTGGCTTATTAATGTGAAGTACTTCCTCACTTGGGAATATGTTGATGGTTGGccaaagaattttaaattctcATTTGAGAAGTGCACGTACTACTTTGAGATTGCTGTCGCACTGGCAGTGGCTGCTATACCAGAAGGGTTGCCAGCAGTCATCACTACATGTTTGGCACTTGGAACTCGAAAGATGGCTCAAAAGAATGCACTTGTTAGAAAACTGCCTAGTGTTGAGACTCTTGGTTGCACAACTGTCATTTGTTCTGATAAAACTGGTACTCTAACTACTAATCAGATGGCCGTATCAAAGCTTGTGGCTATGGGTTCTAGGGTTGGCACTCTGAGAGCCTTCAACGTGGAAGGGACTACCTATAGCCCTTTTGATGGAAAAATAGAAGATTGGCCTGTGGGTCGAATGGATTCTAACCTTCAAATGATTGCTAAGATTGCTGCTGTTTGCAATGATGCTGACGTGGAGCAATCTGGGAATCATTATGTTGCTGGTGGAATGCCCACGGAGGCTGCCTTAAAG GTTATGGTTGAAAAAATGGGATTTCCTGAAGGGCGTCACAATGAATCATCTTTAGGTTGTGGGGATGTTCTAG CTTGCTGCCAACTTTGGAATAAAATGGAGCAGCGGATTGCAACTCTTGAGTTTGACCGTGATAGAAAATCCATGGGGGTTATTGTGAATTCCATCTCCCACAAAAAATCATTGCTAGTGAAG GGTGCAGTAGAGAACTTATTGGATAGAAGCACATCTATTCAGTTGCTTGACGGCTCTGTTGTAGCGTTGGATCAGTATTCCAAGGATCTTATCTTACAAAGCCTTCATGAAATGTCAACAAGTGCATTACGTTGTCTAGGTTTTGCATACAAAGAGGACCTTTCAGAGTTTGAAACATATAATGGTGATGAAGACCACCCAGCTCATCAGCTCTTACTTGAGCCGCGTAATTATTCTTCAATTGAGAGCAATCTCACTTTTGTTGGTTTAGCTGGGCTTAGG GATCCTCCTCGGAAAGAAGTTCGTCAAGCCATTGAGGACTGCAGAGCAGCTGGAATCCGTGTCATGGTCATTACAGGAGACAACAAGCATACAGCAGAAGCCATTTGTCGTGAAATAGGTGTTTTTGGACCTTATGACGATATCAGTTCTCAAAGCTTGACTGGCAAAGAGTTTATGGACCATCgtgataaaaaaactcatttaagaCATAGTGGAGGGTTGTTGATCTCCAGGGCTGAACCAAGGCATAAGCAAGAAATAGTAAGGTTGCTTAAAGAGGATGGTGAAGTTGTTGCTATGACTGGAGATGGAGTAAATGATGCACCTGCCTTAAAGTTGGCTGATATTGGCATAGCAATGGGTATTGCTGGGACAGAG GTTGCCAAGGAAGCCTCTGACATGGTGTTAGCAGATGATAATTTTAGCACTATTGTTGCTGCTGTCGGCGAAGGCAGGTCCATTTACAACAACATGAAGGCTTTTATCAG GTACATGATCTCCTCAAATATTGGTGAGGTTGCCTCTATATTTTTGACCGCTGCTTTGGGTATTCCGGAAGGAATGATCCCCGTTCAGCTTCTCTGGGTTAATTTGGTCACTGATGGGCCTCCGGCAACAGCGTTAGGGTTCAATCCCCCAGACGGAGATGTAATGAAAAAGCCTCCTAGAAGGAGCGATGACTCCTTAATTAATACCTGGATCTTATTCCGTTACCTG GTGATTGGACTCTATGTTGGGATTGCAACAGTTGGTGTATTTATCATATGGTACACACATCACACATTCATGGGTATTGACCTTAGTGGAGATGGCCATAGTCTTGTCACTTACTCTCAGCTCGCAAACTGGGGCCAGTGTGGATCTTGGAAGGATTTTTCCGTGTCACCATTCACAGCTGGGTCGCAAGTGTTCAGCTTCGATGCAAATCCATGTGAATACTTCCGATCTGGAAAAATCAAGGCATCAACTCTCTCGCTTTCCGTATTGGTTGCCATTGAGATGTTCAATTCCCTCAACGCCCTCTCTGAGGACTGCAGCCTCTTGAGAATGCCCCCATGGGTCAATCCATGGCTCCTTTTAGCCATGTCTATTTCATTCGGCTTGCACGCTCTGATCCTTTACGTACCTTTCCTAGCTCAAGTATTTGGGATTGTTCCGCTCAGCTTTAACGAATGGCTTTTGGTACTGGCTGTGGCTTTCCCGGTCATTCTAATCGACGAGGTTCTCAAGTTTGTTGGGAGATGTACAAGAGGGTTGCGACAGTCTAATTCAACCAGACATTCAAAGCACAAGGCAGAGTAA